CTTGCATTGGATAGCTCATAAATCACTCGAAGGTCTCTAGTGAGAGCCCATAGTATAACGGGAGGTTCCGTGCCTTCAGACTTTAGACCCTGGAGCACATGGAGTGCATGTTTTGGTACGCCTTTAATGCACTCGTCAGTAAGGTTAAATATATCAAAGCGGGCGCTGTCAGCTACACTTTGTGTCACTTGCTCGGCTGTGATATTGCCGTCAGGGCAGAGTAGGGCAAGTTTTTCAAGTTCTTGTTTGGCTGCTAGCAGGTTGCCTTCTACACGTTCGGTAAGCAGCGCTATTGATTCTTTATCGAGTGAGAGCCCCATTTGTCGACTTCTTGCTTGAATCCAGCCAGGAAGTTGATCACCACTAACAGGCCAGAGTGTGATCTGTGCACCCACTTTATCAATGGCAGTTACCCATTTGCGTTTCTGAGTGGAAGCATCAAGCCGACCAGTAATTATCAGGAGTACAGTGTCTTCAGAAGTGGTTTGGCAGAATTGATCGATGGCTTTACTGCCTTTGTCGCCGGGTTTGCCGTTATCAATTCTTATTTCGATTATTTTTTTATCACCGAAAAGAGATAAACTCCCCGCTTCTTCTAGCAGTTGGTTCCAGTCAAACTGACGGTCTGCGTGCCAACTTAAACGTTCTGTGAAGCCTTCGCTCCTGCACTTTTTCCGAATCTCGTCGCAAGACTCTTGAACCAGCAGTGCTTCATCACCGTTTATTAAATAGACGGGCAGCAGTTGGTTCGAAAGATGACTTTTTAACTGTTCAGGTTTAAGTTTCATGTGCAATCACTTAAGTCACTTGGGTGTTGATAGGTGCGTACACACAGGCGTTAGGTGCTGTGATGCCGAACACGTTGGTTACTTAGACTGTGCAGCTCTTATTTGATCAACTCTAAGCGTGTTATAAGGTGACAATTGGCTAATGATCTTTGAAGCCAATAGCTTATTAAGTTGCTCTTTAACTTGTTCTTCTTCTCTGGTTTTACTGATAACGTTGTCTTCATCGAACCGATAGCTTTGTCGGGCTGAGGCGTTGCCCTTTTCAATAATAACGGTTTGATCAGTGGCA
This genomic window from Alkalimarinus sediminis contains:
- the holA gene encoding DNA polymerase III subunit delta — its product is MKLKPEQLKSHLSNQLLPVYLINGDEALLVQESCDEIRKKCRSEGFTERLSWHADRQFDWNQLLEEAGSLSLFGDKKIIEIRIDNGKPGDKGSKAIDQFCQTTSEDTVLLIITGRLDASTQKRKWVTAIDKVGAQITLWPVSGDQLPGWIQARSRQMGLSLDKESIALLTERVEGNLLAAKQELEKLALLCPDGNITAEQVTQSVADSARFDIFNLTDECIKGVPKHALHVLQGLKSEGTEPPVILWALTRDLRVIYELSNASRLGQPPKAIFSAHRVISKRQNLLSRTASRVSHHQLNQLIKLSERIDQSIKGNKQHGSSWELLAEFVLLLSGQPSHLTPN